DNA sequence from the Sus scrofa isolate TJ Tabasco breed Duroc unplaced genomic scaffold, Sscrofa11.1 Contig375, whole genome shotgun sequence genome:
GCTACAGTGACCCAGCCCTTCCTCCTAGCCCTCCCCTTACTGGTGGCTgtagggaactcctcacagtttTCATTTCATACCTCCTGCTCTTTGTGGTTTCAAGTGTGcatttttctgtgtatgtgtgtgtgtgtgtgcatctgtgtgtataaatacatgaatgaaaataaaatagtcatgCTCGCTTGGGCAGCACGTACACTAAAACTGGAACAAATACAGAAaggattagcatggcccctgcacaaggatgacatgcaaattcagaggcattccatattttttggtagatgcaaactattacatttagaattgataagcaataaagtccttctgtatagcacaggaaactatatccaattacttgtgatagaacattatagaagataatgagaaaaagaatgtatatatatatatatatatatgcataactgggtcactttgctatacagcagaaattgacataacattgtaaatcaaccataataaaaaattaataaataaaaatttcttaaaaagaaaataaatctgtgctgtttaaagacaaaacacacacacatacacacacaaaacttaccatcatggcgcagcagaaatgaatctaactaggaaccatgaggtttcgggtttgatccctggccttgctcagtgggttaaggatctggcattgctgtgagctgtggtgtgggtcgcagacacggctcagatgtggcattgctgtggctctggcgtaagccggcagcaacagcttcgggattagacccctagcctgggaatctccatatgccacggacgcagccctagaaaagataaatacatacatacatacaaaaatagtTCATAAGTAACACTCcaatataaataatgtttatcactgaatggaaaatatacatacgacttttattttcttaatacctGTCAATTTTTGCTACTTTTTCTCTACTAACAATGTATTTCTAAcatgaagataaatattttaatagcaaaaCAAGACCACCTCAtgacattaaaatgtatttattataaagagCTTGGTGACACAAAAAgtcaggagtttccgttgtggctcaatgggttaagaacctgacacagtgtctgtggggatgcaggtttaatctctggccttgctcattgggttaaggatcgagcgttgccccaagctgcagcatacagatgtggctaggatccagttttgctatggctgcagcctaggccagcatactctgattcgacccctagactgggaacttccatgtgccacaggtatagctgtaaaaagaaaaaaaaacaaaaaataacaagtcactggtggagttccctatggctcagcaggttagggatcaagGATTGTCACtgcgtggctctggttacagctgtggcccaggaacttccaagtgccacgggtgcagacaaaaaaaaaaaaatcacaggtaatCTGATATCTTGGGAATATATAGCAGATCATACTGAATATTAGACTTTGCATCATACCTTTATATTGTGTCAAAACAATTTCTCATGTATTTTAATGTATAGTGTATTAACCTTACTCCTAATGATGTCTATATttgacatttctatttttagagcacttcaaaggaaaagaaacctaCAAGATctggaaaaatatgtaaaactcaTGTCTCAATAACATCAATGCCATCACCTTCATCCATCCCAATGTTAACTCTTAACTGTGCAAACCTTACTATCCTCTGAGCCTTGCTTTTGTGATCAGTTTCAGTTTAAGCACATATCATTAACTGTTGTCTCCTTTCAAGGATTCTAACCCATTCCCAAATTCCCACCTGGGGATCCAAACCTGCATTCACTTTTCACATTAAACTgcattcccggagttcccgtcgtggcgcagtggttaacgaatccgactaggaaccatgaggttgcgggttcggtccctgcccttgctcagtgggttaacgatccggcgttgccgtgagctgtggtgtaggttgcagacgcggctcagatcccgcgttgctgtggctctggcgtaggccggtggctacagctccgattcaacccctagcctgggaacctccatatgccgcgggagcggcccaagaaatagcaacaacaacaacaacaaaagacaaaagacaaaaaataaaataaaaaaataaactgcattcCCATCCTTACACTCCACTGAGCACGATCTCTCCTACTCTGCCTTTGATACTCAGAATCAAGAAGTCTCCATGGAGTGCCTCTTTCCAGTCTTGGGTTGGAATCTGCATAAAGGGAAACATGTCCGCTACTCCACACCTTCTGAGATCTGATGGCATAAGACAGAGCTACTGTCCAGAACAGAAGGAGAAAAGTAAGATCCCATATCCTCTGCAAACCTGAAGGTTAAGGAATCTTAGGGTCGGAAAGCTCAAGGGTACACAATAACCAATCCTTAGAAATATTAGGTTTTGAATCACTtcactgaacagcagaaattgacacagcattgtaaactgACTGTActtcttttttcataaaagaaatattgttaaataatataaaattgctATTTGGAGGTCAAAAAAGTTGATATCAACAATAATACAGGGTTCAACCCATACCTGGGGACAGGGTGTGCTACATGTTCACTCTAACTGGAGCCCCTGAAGCTGAGTCCTCTCCTCTACTCAATCTAAAAAGAATGCCTGAGAAATGTGGCATTTTAGGACCTAACTaaatgaggagaaagagagagagagtcttgaATATTCAGTAAGCCTACTTTTAAAGTAGTCTCTGCTTTGGAGAAGTTGAGAAGCAGCCAAAGAGTGCATTAAAAGGAATACGGGGAGGGTGTGCAAGTCCAAATGGTGGAATAAAGCTGGAGAGGAAACCACATAACTGAGGACATCTCAAGATCTCCATGTGTCTTCTCCTTGCCTGGCTGATCCCCCAGGCTGAATGGAGAGAGCCAACAGCACGTTGGTCACTCAATTTGTCTTCGTGAGATTTTCCAACTCCCCACGTCTCCAGCTGCTCTTTTTCCACCTCTTCCTCCTGGTCTACCTCTTATCTCTGGTGGGCAATGCACTCATTGTGCTCATTGTGGCCCTGGATGGGCACCTCCAtactcccatgtacttctttatCTGCAATCTCTCCTCGGTAGAGCTCTGGTACACCACAGTCACCGTGCCCAAAATGCTGGCCAATTTTCTCAGTTCCCCAGGGGTCATCTCAGTTCCCAACTGCATCACCCAGTACTACTACTTCTTCTCTTTGGCTGCCACGGAGCTCTTCATTCTCACCACCATGGCCTTTGACCGCTATGCTGCCATCTGCCGACCACTCCACTACCCACTACTGCTCAGCCCTCAAACTTGTGGTATCCTGGCTGGGGTCTGCTGGTTTATGGGATTCCTCTGCCCCATGTTCCCCTCATTCCTCCTTGCAAAAACCTCCTTCTGTACCCCCAACCAGAtcaaccacttcttctgtgatgcCGATCAGATTTTCCGCCTTTCCTGCACAGACACATATGCTATCAGGCTGTGGGCTATGCTTTTAGCACTGTCATTATCCTAGGGACGCTGGTCTTTACCATGGCTTCCTATGCCCAAATCCTGGCCACAATTCTTGGCATGGCCTCAGCTGCTGCCCGATGCAAGACCTTTTCCACGTGCACAGCCCACCTTTCTGTGGTCACCATCTACTTCGGCACACTCATATTCATGTATGTCCGCCCAGCAGTAAAATATGAGTCAAATATCAACAAGATTGTGGCTATCTTCTACTCAGTCATCACCCCACTTCTCAATCCTCTCATCTATACACTACGTAACAAGGATGTCAAGGAAGCCCTAAAGGTGTTGGTGTCCCGGATGCAAAAATTCTGCTGCCCAAGCAAGGAGACAAAGTGATAGAGCCACATGAGAAGCCAGAGAAAGCAAAGCTGGTGGAATATCCAACAGAAAATAATTCCTAACCACTGATTTTCACCTGTGCAATGTAGCTTTTTTAATCATTAGGTTTATAATTTTGCTTTGGGGAAATcatctgtgtcacattttaaatgaaaaagctgCTCTTCCTGCCACCCAGTATGTCCTTTTGCTGCCTTCACTTTTTCAGCTTCTCCAGAGGAATGGATAATCTCATGTAAACATAAGCGCAGGGAAATGGCACAGGCTTTGTAGCCATGCATCTGGGTTATAAATCCAGCTCCTCCATTCACTATCATCACTTAAGCCTAAACTAGTAGGAGTTCTGCATGGgtaacaaaagaacaaagaatcaaACCCTTTTACTTCCCTTAGAGAAGTTCTGATGTTCAATTGACCTAGTAACATGTTAAGCAATGAACAAATGTTGGCTTATATAAttatattggcctgtagttttcttgcCTTGTAGTGCTCTAATGAGCTATACTGTGCACCACCACGcctaaaaattcatatgttgaagctttAGGGTCCAGCGCTTCAgactgtgactgtatttggagaaagggtctttaaagagatgattaaggttaaatgaggccaTTTGGATGGATTCAATCCAACATAATTAGTATCCTTTTAAGATGAGATTACTTAGTGATCACAATCAGTGTCTTAAATTTATAACAAAGTACTTTAAataatcttattttccttttattaaattatagttgatgtatgatataagttgcaggtgtacaatataatgattcacaattttttaagtttatactccatttataaaatggagtatcatattataaaatattgactatattccctatgttgtataatatgtccttgtagcttattttataccaaatagtttgtacctcttactcccctaCAACGCTactgtccctccctccttccctctccccactgatgaccgaccactagtttgttctctatatctgtgagtctgtttcttctttgttatattcactagtttgttaattttttttagattccacatataagtgatatacagtacttgtctttctctgtctgacttatttcaattattataatgccctccaagtccatccatattgacgaaaagggcaaaatttcattcttattatgactgagtagtattccattgtgtatatacgccacatctcctttatccattcatctcttgatggtcACTTACATTGCTTCCATAccttgacaattgtaaataatgctgctatgaacactggggaaTGTGTATCTTATCAAATTAGTGTTTTGAGGTGTTAGGGAACATAGACCCAGAAGCGGAActgctcttagttttatttttagttttttgagaaacaagCATGACTATTCTTCACGCTgtctacaccaatttacattcctaccaatagtgtacaagggttcctttttctccaaatccataccaatatttgttatttgtgtttttttttaatgatagccattctgacaggtatgaagtgataggtcattctgacaggtatgaagtgataGGTCCCCAAAAATAAGTCCAGGACAAGTAGGTTCACAGGAGAATCCTAccaaaaacttaaagaagaatCACTACTAATCTTTCTCAAACTCCAAAAAAttagaagaggagaaaacactttcaaactcattttatgaggccagcattactctaataccaaaactgGATAAGaacaccacaagaaaagaaaattataagccagtatctttgataaagagagatgcaaaaatcctgaagaaaatattagcaaactgaattcaacaattaatttaaaggatcatacactatgatctcGTGGGATTCATTGCAGGGATACAAGAATCATTCGACATCCACAAATCAaacaatgtaatataccacattaaccaaaagaaggataaaaaacatatgaccatctcaatagacacatgaaaaacactggacaaaattcaatatccacttatgataaaaaaCTCTCAATGAAGTGGGCAGAGATGGAACATACCTGAACATAATGTTAACATacatatgacaagcccacagctaacatcacactcaactatgataaaagcttttcctctaagattagtaaaaaaaaaaaacatagatgcCCATCCTTgccactttattcaac
Encoded proteins:
- the LOC110258722 gene encoding olfactory receptor 6Y1-like, translating into MERANSTLVTQFVFVRFSNSPRLQLLFFHLFLLVYLLSLVGNALIVLIVALDGHLHTPMYFFICNLSSVELWYTTVTVPKMLANFLSSPGVISVPNCITQYYYFFSLAATELFILTTMAFDRYAAICRPLHYPLLLSPQTCGILAGVCWFMGFLCPMFPSFLLAKTSFCTPNQINHFFCDADQIFRLSCTDTYAIRLWAMLLALSLS